From Pirellulales bacterium:
GGAAAGGGAGGTCTTATCGAGAGCTGTTTAGCAAGTCGGAGCAACGGTCCGAACTGATAAGCGATGCTAAACAAAAGCTTCAGCAGAAAGGCGGCTATGAGGCAAAAATACTTGATATCGACCTTTCGCGCATCTCAATTCTGGACTTCATGATCGGCGATGATTCCAAGGTCATTTTATCGCATGTGGACGCGCGCCATGAGGTACCAACATTTCTGTACGTTCATTCCAGAGACGTTGCACAAATTTTCCTGCGTCTTTTTCAGGAGTGTTGGTCATTAGCTAATGATCTTGCGAAGTCTGTTAAAGATGCAAAACAGTCACACCGAGGAACCGATCGCGGTAGTCGCCGCTGAATTCGCCCGCCGTAGCTCCTGGCGCGGCAGCCAGACCGTACGACTTGCGTCCTTCCATCGGGCGTTATACTCGCCGAACTGACGGCGCGGCCATCGACCACCGATTCGTCGTACGGCGGAAAAATCGACGTCACTGGCCACATTTCCGGCCGGTACGCGGTTGAGCGCGTCGGCCCATCGCGGCACGCTTCGGCACCGAACGGATTAATCTGGCGCAGGCATTCATCGACGCGGATCACAATCCGGCCCTATCCGACTCAATTCTTCCCACAGATACGCGCTGGCCTTGATTCCGCGGTGAAAATCGAGCAAGCGAAATTTCTCGTTCGGGCTGTGCGTGTTGTCGTCGTTGAGTCCCCAGCCGAGCAGCAGTGTGTCGACGCCCAACTGCTCGCGGAACGTGGAGACTACCGGAATCGAGCCGCCCTCGCGGATGTAAACCGGCGACCGGCCGAAACCATGTTCGATTGCCTTCGCCGCCGCGCGAATGTACGGACTCTCGAATGACACAACGACGCCCGGCGCGCCGTCATAGGCCATCAGCTCCATCTTGATGCCCGGCGGGCACAACCGCGTGAGCATTGTCTCCAGTGCGGCGTGGATCTTCTTGGGATCCTGCCGCGGAACCAGGCGGAAGCTGAACTTGGCGCCGGCCCTGGCGGGCAACACGGTCTTCGAGCCTTCGCCTTGATAGCCGCTGAACAGGCCGTTGATATCGAACGTCGGCCGCGCCGAGCGCCGCTCGAGCGTCGAATAACCCTTCTCGCCCGCCGTCGTTGCAATGCCCAGCTCGTCGCAGAACTCCCGGTCGTCGAAATTGAGGGCCGCGAACTGCCGCCGCTCGGCCTCGGTCAGCGGTTCCACGTCGTCGTAGAAGCCGGGCACCTGGATCTGCCCGTCGCGATTGATGAGAACCGCGAGCATCTGGGTCAGTGCATTGGCGGGATTCATCACTCCGCCGCCGAACGTGCCGGAGTGCAAGTCCTGCTTCGGGCCGGTGAGCCGCAGCTCGAAATAGGCGATGCCTCGCAGTCCGTAGGTGATGGCCGGCTGGTCGGGCGCGAATTGGCTGGTGTCGCTGATGACCACCACGTCGCAGGCCAGCCGCTGCCGATGGGCGGCGATGAAGTTGTCCAAATGCTCGCTGCCGACTTCTTCTTCGCCCTCGATCAAGAATTTGACGTTCACCGGCAGGCGGCCGGCCGTGCGCATCCACGCCTCGGCGCTTTTGACGTGCGTGAACATCTGACCCTTATCGTCGGTGGCGCCACGGGCATAAAGGTTGCCGTCGCGGCGGGTCGGCTCGAACGGCGGAGAGTGCCATTCATGGAGCGGATCCGGCGGCTGAACGTCGTAGTGGCCGTAAACCAGCGCCGTCGGTGCGCCCGGTGCGCCAAGCCACTCGGCGTACACGATCGGATGTCCGGGGGTCTCGCACAGCTCGACCTTCATCTCCAGCCCGCGGAGCTGGGCCGCCACCCATTCGGCCGCCCGTCGCACGTCGGCCCGATGGCGGCTGTCGGCGCTGACGCTCGGAATGCGCAGCAACTCGCACAGCTCTTCCTCGAAGTCGGCCGCGTGCTGGTTCAGATAGTCGTCGATGTCGGGCATAGATGCTCCTCCTGATCGTTTGGCCCCACGACGGGCATTCACTATAATGTTCCACAGCGAATCCGACCATGCTTGAGCACATCGAGGGACCGCCATGCCGGAACCGGCCGTTGCCGAGCCCGACCAGATTGAAGTCGCACCCGCCAAAATACAACAACCGCGCGGCAAGCCGAAGCGTCAGCCACGCTACAACGTGGTGCTTTGGGACGACGACAAGCACAGCTATGCCTATGTCATTGTGATGCTGAAAGAGCTGTTTGGGCACCCGTTCGAGAAAGGTTTCGAGCTGGCCAAGGAAGTCGATACCCGCGGCCGCGTGATCGTGCTCACGACCACCAGGGAACACGCGGAGCTGAAGCGCGACCAGATTCACGCCTATGGCAAAGACGACGGCATCGAGGGTTGCTTAGGTTCGATGTGGTCGACGATCGAACCCGTGGAAGCGTGAAGGATGACGATTGTGGATCTTCCTCGGCCCCTGTTTCGCACGGCGACGCTCGGTTGCAAGGTCAACCAGTACGAAACGCAGTACGTGCGCGAGGGTCTGGAGCTGGCGGGCTACCGCGAAGCCGCCGACGGCGAAACGGCCGACCTCTGCGTCGTGAATACCTGCACCGTGACGGCCGAAGGCGACGCCAAAAGCCGCCAGACCATTCGTCAGCTCGCCGTCCGCAATCCGGGCACGCGCATCGTGGTCATGGGATGCTATGCCACCCGCGCCCCCGACGAAGTGGCGGCCCTGCCCGGAGTGGCGGAAGTCGTTCGCGACAAGCGCGAGTTGCCCGACCTGCTGGGCCGCTTCGGCGTGATCGACGTTCCGACCGGCATCTCGCGGTTCGATTGCCGCAAGCGGGCCTACGTGAAGGTGCAGGACGGCTGCCTGCTGCGGTGCAGCTTCTGCATCATCCCGCACGTCCGCCCCCAGTTGGCCAGCCGCCCGCCGGAACTCATTCTCGACGAAGTGCGGCGGCTGCGCGACAATGGCTATCGCGAGGTGATCCTTACGGGCATCCATCTGGGTCACTACGGCGTCGATTTCAACGCGGGCCGGGCCAAGGCAGACTGGCTGCGCCTTTCGCACTTGCTCGACCGGCTGGCGCGGCTGGACGGTGAATTTCGC
This genomic window contains:
- a CDS encoding dipeptidase yields the protein MPDIDDYLNQHAADFEEELCELLRIPSVSADSRHRADVRRAAEWVAAQLRGLEMKVELCETPGHPIVYAEWLGAPGAPTALVYGHYDVQPPDPLHEWHSPPFEPTRRDGNLYARGATDDKGQMFTHVKSAEAWMRTAGRLPVNVKFLIEGEEEVGSEHLDNFIAAHRQRLACDVVVISDTSQFAPDQPAITYGLRGIAYFELRLTGPKQDLHSGTFGGGVMNPANALTQMLAVLINRDGQIQVPGFYDDVEPLTEAERRQFAALNFDDREFCDELGIATTAGEKGYSTLERRSARPTFDINGLFSGYQGEGSKTVLPARAGAKFSFRLVPRQDPKKIHAALETMLTRLCPPGIKMELMAYDGAPGVVVSFESPYIRAAAKAIEHGFGRSPVYIREGGSIPVVSTFREQLGVDTLLLGWGLNDDNTHSPNEKFRLLDFHRGIKASAYLWEELSRIGPDCDPRR
- a CDS encoding ATP-dependent Clp protease adaptor ClpS; amino-acid sequence: MPEPAVAEPDQIEVAPAKIQQPRGKPKRQPRYNVVLWDDDKHSYAYVIVMLKELFGHPFEKGFELAKEVDTRGRVIVLTTTREHAELKRDQIHAYGKDDGIEGCLGSMWSTIEPVEA
- the mtaB gene encoding tRNA (N(6)-L-threonylcarbamoyladenosine(37)-C(2))-methylthiotransferase MtaB, producing the protein MTIVDLPRPLFRTATLGCKVNQYETQYVREGLELAGYREAADGETADLCVVNTCTVTAEGDAKSRQTIRQLAVRNPGTRIVVMGCYATRAPDEVAALPGVAEVVRDKRELPDLLGRFGVIDVPTGISRFDCRKRAYVKVQDGCLLRCSFCIIPHVRPQLASRPPELILDEVRRLRDNGYREVILTGIHLGHYGVDFNAGRAKADWLRLSHLLDRLARLDGEFRIRLSSIEATEVTRELIDVMASHPTRICPHLHVSLQSGSDRVLRRMRRRWGSQRFVDRCGLVKEKLDRPAFTTDVIVGFPGETDADFEATCQVVDTVGFSKLHVFPFSSRRPTPAADMPDQVPKHVKQERAQRLAKLEEELSRRYAEGLIGRRLQVMVESPVADRPGWAYGTSCRYVPVAVPATPQCYGKFKDAVAARFAAGRLEAVSTL